From a region of the Methanothrix sp. genome:
- a CDS encoding acylphosphatase codes for SGIVQNVEPYDVRIVAEGEEDVLKEFLRAINIQERPIRVEELEVRWADATGEFQYFRILRGDWQEELGERFDVAIRYLHRSIELGEQNLAVSKETLAVSKENLAVSKETLGVVKENLAVSKETLAVSKENLAVSKETLAVSKENLAVSKETLGVVKENLAVSKETLAVSKENLAVSKETLGVVKENLAVSKETLAVSRENLSIGRMMLEKQDAMLEKQDEAIEELRGVRSDLREYMDKRFARIENEIAEIKRAIRELGGSCI; via the coding sequence TCCGGCATTGTCCAGAACGTGGAACCATATGATGTGAGGATCGTCGCCGAGGGGGAGGAGGATGTCCTGAAGGAGTTCCTGAGGGCTATAAACATCCAGGAGAGGCCGATCAGGGTTGAGGAGCTTGAAGTGAGATGGGCAGATGCCACAGGTGAGTTCCAGTACTTCAGGATCCTGAGAGGTGACTGGCAGGAGGAGCTCGGCGAGAGGTTCGATGTCGCGATAAGGTATCTCCACAGAAGCATCGAGCTGGGCGAGCAGAACCTTGCTGTGAGCAAGGAGACTCTGGCAGTGAGCAAGGAGAATCTTGCAGTCAGCAAGGAGACTCTGGGAGTGGTCAAAGAGAACCTTGCAGTGAGCAAAGAGACTCTGGCGGTGAGCAAGGAGAATCTTGCAGTGAGCAAAGAGACTCTGGCGGTGAGCAAGGAGAATCTTGCAGTGAGCAAAGAGACTCTGGGAGTGGTCAAAGAGAACCTTGCAGTCAGCAAGGAGACTCTGGCGGTGAGCAAGGAGAACCTTGCAGTCAGCAAGGAGACTCTGGGAGTGGTCAAAGAGAATCTTGCAGTGAGCAAAGAGACTCTGGCGGTGAGCAGGGAGAACCTGTCCATCGGAAGGATGATGCTCGAGAAACAAGATGCGATGCTGGAGAAGCAGGACGAGGCGATCGAGGAGCTCAGAGGGGTGAGATCCGATCTCCGTGAGTACATGGACAAACGGTTCGCCCGCATTGAGAATGAGATTGCGGAGATCAAGCGAGCGATAAGGGAGCTCGGGGGCAGCTGCATATGA
- a CDS encoding UDP-glucose/GDP-mannose dehydrogenase family protein, translating into MPLNCVWPDQSAGGLQPGIVVSQVRASRRMDFMRIAIIGAGYVGLTTGAALAYLGHHVTCVENDGRKLASLKGGRCPIREPGVEEIMRDAGERLLFTGDISEAVGADAIMIAVGTPSREDGSADLRYVEGVAREVAEAMRGGRRYTVVMKSTVPVGTNRRVRDMIREILSERDSTAEFQVVSNPEFLSAGQALRDFLYPDRIVVGVDGPEGLEVMRRMYLPVLEQSFEPPVWLPRPANYTRPSLVATDPASAEMIKYAANAFLALKVSFINEIAGLCEEQSDRYSELSRLVSFINEIAGLCERVGADVREVARGIGLDPRIGPRFLQAGAGWGGSCFPKDTAALIALGRDNGYEMPIVSAARLVNQRQRVHIVDKLEDALDGLAGKTVGVLGIAFKPGTDDIRDAPSLDIMRLLRERGGRVRAHDPAAMMNARAALDGLDVELCDDPYMMADGADALLLVTEWPEYRDLDLRRVATSMRNPVLLDGRNHLDPEKARRAGLRYIGVGR; encoded by the coding sequence GTGCCTCTGAATTGTGTATGGCCGGACCAGAGCGCCGGCGGCCTGCAGCCCGGGATCGTGGTCTCTCAGGTCAGGGCTTCGCGGAGGATGGATTTCATGCGTATTGCCATAATCGGTGCCGGATACGTTGGGCTCACGACAGGCGCTGCGCTCGCGTATCTGGGGCACCATGTAACATGTGTGGAGAACGACGGCAGGAAGCTTGCTTCCCTCAAAGGTGGCAGGTGCCCGATCCGGGAGCCTGGGGTGGAGGAGATCATGAGGGATGCGGGGGAGAGGCTGCTCTTCACCGGCGACATCAGTGAGGCTGTGGGCGCGGATGCGATCATGATTGCAGTGGGCACGCCATCACGCGAGGACGGGAGCGCTGATCTGCGATACGTCGAGGGCGTGGCGCGCGAGGTCGCGGAGGCGATGAGGGGTGGGCGGAGGTACACAGTGGTCATGAAGTCGACGGTGCCTGTGGGCACAAACCGGCGCGTGAGGGATATGATCAGAGAGATCCTGAGCGAGCGGGACAGCACGGCTGAGTTCCAGGTCGTCTCCAACCCGGAGTTCCTGAGCGCTGGGCAGGCGCTGCGGGATTTCCTTTATCCAGACAGGATAGTAGTGGGCGTGGATGGCCCAGAGGGTTTGGAGGTGATGCGCAGGATGTACCTGCCGGTTCTGGAGCAGTCGTTCGAGCCGCCTGTCTGGCTCCCGAGGCCGGCGAATTACACCAGACCATCACTGGTTGCTACAGATCCGGCCAGCGCCGAGATGATAAAGTACGCGGCGAATGCGTTTCTAGCTTTAAAGGTCTCATTCATCAACGAGATCGCCGGTCTCTGCGAGGAACAGTCTGATCGATATAGCGAACTCTCGCGGCTCGTCTCATTCATCAACGAGATCGCCGGTCTCTGCGAGAGGGTCGGAGCTGATGTGAGGGAGGTGGCTCGAGGAATCGGGCTCGACCCGAGGATAGGTCCGAGGTTCCTGCAGGCAGGAGCTGGCTGGGGCGGAAGCTGCTTCCCCAAGGATACGGCTGCTCTGATCGCTCTCGGAAGAGATAATGGATACGAGATGCCGATAGTCTCGGCGGCGCGTCTCGTGAACCAGCGGCAGCGCGTGCATATTGTTGATAAACTCGAGGATGCCCTGGACGGTCTTGCCGGAAAGACTGTGGGGGTGCTGGGGATCGCGTTCAAGCCAGGCACTGACGACATCAGGGATGCGCCGTCTCTCGATATCATGCGGCTTCTGAGGGAGAGGGGCGGGCGCGTGAGGGCACATGATCCTGCGGCGATGATGAATGCGCGCGCTGCGCTGGATGGGCTCGATGTCGAGCTATGCGATGACCCGTACATGATGGCGGATGGCGCGGATGCGCTGCTCCTTGTTACAGAATGGCCGGAGTACAGGGATCTGGATCTCAGGCGCGTGGCCACGTCCATGAGAAATCCTGTGCTGCTGGACGGCCGAAACCACCTCGATCCTGAGAAGGCAAGGAGAGCCGGGCTGAGATACATCGGAGTGGGAAGATGA
- the rfbD gene encoding dTDP-4-dehydrorhamnose reductase, which yields MRILIFGAEGQLGTELCRVLGHHDLAPFSHIEADVADLGAVLRQTERIRPDVIINSAAYTDVDGCESARDKAVLVNAIGARNAAIAARRSGAKFVHISTDYVFDGKKDVPYVEYDLPNPLNVYGWSKLLGERMVLEQNPDSFILRVAWLYGPAGRNFVKTMLSLARARDELRVVNDQRGTPTFAGDVANQIDLLIETESYGLYHCTSQGECTWYEFAVEIFRLLGMDLRVVPVSTSEFPRPARRPANSVLDNLLLRVQGMDIMPHWRDSLRDHISEVAGRV from the coding sequence ATGCGCATCCTGATCTTCGGCGCTGAGGGGCAGCTCGGCACAGAGCTGTGCAGGGTTCTGGGGCATCATGATTTAGCTCCCTTCTCTCACATAGAGGCGGACGTTGCAGATCTGGGTGCTGTTTTAAGGCAGACGGAGCGCATCAGGCCTGACGTCATCATAAACTCTGCTGCATACACAGATGTCGATGGATGCGAGTCTGCCCGGGATAAAGCGGTTCTCGTGAACGCAATTGGCGCCAGAAATGCTGCAATCGCAGCCCGCAGGTCTGGGGCGAAGTTTGTGCACATCAGCACGGATTACGTCTTCGACGGGAAAAAGGATGTGCCTTACGTTGAGTACGACCTGCCGAATCCGCTAAACGTCTACGGCTGGTCGAAGCTTCTTGGAGAGAGAATGGTTTTAGAGCAGAATCCAGACAGCTTCATACTCAGAGTGGCCTGGCTTTATGGTCCTGCGGGCAGAAACTTCGTGAAGACCATGCTCTCGCTCGCGCGAGCAAGAGATGAGCTCAGGGTTGTAAATGACCAGCGGGGCACACCGACGTTCGCGGGCGATGTCGCGAATCAGATCGATCTGCTCATCGAAACTGAGAGCTATGGTTTATACCACTGCACATCCCAGGGAGAATGCACCTGGTATGAGTTCGCAGTTGAGATATTCCGGCTTCTCGGCATGGATCTCAGGGTGGTGCCTGTGAGCACCTCTGAGTTCCCGCGGCCTGCAAGGCGTCCTGCGAACTCTGTTCTGGATAACCTTCTTTTGCGAGTTCAGGGCATGGATATCATGCCGCACTGGAGGGATTCTTTGAGGGACCACATAAGTGAGGTGGCTGGGCGGGTATGA
- a CDS encoding glucose-1-phosphate thymidylyltransferase has translation MKALVLSGGKGTRLRPLTYTMTKQLVPVANRPILHYAMDQIRSAGIEDVGVIIAPETGEQVKESLASNPWNFNLEFIPQDAPRGLAHAVKVAQDFLEDDPFLMYLGDNLIGESIVPFVRDFESGGSDAMILLKEVEDPRMFGVAEVDESGNVRRLVEKPKDPPSNLALVGVYLFSPAIHDAVSEIKPSWRGELEITDAIQRLLDKGLRVKSYILRRWWLDTGKKDDLLEANRVVLDELVDEDIQGEIDGMSRVVGRVSLARGARVIESTVRGPAVIGEGAVIRGSFIGPYTSIGRGCVVESSAIEHSVVLDGVVIRNIDRLEDSVIGRNTVVSRERMNSQALRLMIGDDAEVRF, from the coding sequence ATGAAGGCGCTTGTTCTCTCAGGAGGGAAGGGCACGCGGCTGCGGCCGCTAACGTACACGATGACGAAGCAGCTCGTGCCGGTGGCAAACAGGCCGATACTCCATTACGCGATGGATCAGATCAGGAGCGCGGGCATAGAGGACGTCGGGGTGATCATAGCCCCCGAGACGGGTGAGCAGGTGAAGGAGTCACTGGCTTCAAACCCCTGGAACTTCAACCTCGAGTTCATACCGCAGGACGCGCCCAGAGGGCTTGCGCACGCGGTGAAGGTCGCCCAGGACTTTCTGGAGGACGACCCGTTCCTCATGTACCTAGGCGACAACCTGATCGGGGAGAGCATCGTCCCGTTCGTCAGGGATTTTGAGAGTGGCGGATCAGATGCGATGATACTCCTGAAGGAGGTCGAGGATCCCAGGATGTTCGGGGTCGCGGAGGTCGATGAGTCAGGGAACGTGCGGCGGCTCGTGGAGAAGCCGAAGGATCCGCCATCGAACCTTGCCCTCGTCGGCGTTTACCTCTTCTCCCCGGCGATTCATGATGCAGTATCTGAGATCAAACCGTCCTGGAGGGGGGAGCTCGAGATCACGGATGCGATCCAGCGGCTCCTCGATAAGGGATTGAGGGTGAAAAGCTACATACTCAGGAGATGGTGGCTCGACACGGGCAAGAAGGACGACCTGCTTGAGGCGAACCGCGTTGTCCTGGACGAGCTCGTGGACGAGGACATCCAGGGTGAGATCGACGGCATGAGCAGGGTCGTGGGCAGGGTATCTCTCGCGAGGGGCGCGCGTGTTATCGAGAGCACGGTCCGGGGGCCCGCGGTCATAGGCGAGGGCGCTGTGATAAGGGGATCGTTCATAGGCCCGTACACAAGCATCGGTCGGGGATGTGTTGTGGAGAGCTCAGCGATCGAGCACTCCGTGGTCCTGGATGGTGTGGTGATCAGAAACATAGACAGGCTCGAGGACAGTGTTATCGGGAGGAACACTGTTGTCTCCAGGGAGAGGATGAACAGCCAGGCCCTGAGGCTGATGATAGGAGACGACGCAGAGGTGAGGTTCTGA
- the rfbC gene encoding dTDP-4-dehydrorhamnose 3,5-epimerase has protein sequence MPFSFKRLEIYDVILIEPRVFRDERGFFMESYKHSEFAAFGIKERFVQDNHSRSRRGVLRGLHYQNPPRAQGKLVRAVSGEIFDVAVDIRRGSPTYGRWVGVNLSEENMRMLYIPPGFAHGFMTLSDVADVMYKTTEEYSPEHEAGIIWNDPGIGIEWPVSRPVLSPRDAKWPGLRDAVNGFVYEGR, from the coding sequence ATGCCGTTCAGCTTCAAGAGACTTGAGATTTATGATGTGATTCTGATCGAGCCCAGGGTATTCAGGGACGAGCGCGGGTTCTTCATGGAGAGCTACAAGCACTCGGAGTTCGCAGCGTTCGGAATAAAAGAGAGGTTCGTCCAGGACAACCACTCGCGCTCGAGAAGGGGTGTTCTGAGGGGGCTTCACTACCAGAACCCGCCGAGGGCTCAGGGTAAGCTCGTTCGCGCTGTGAGTGGCGAGATATTCGATGTCGCTGTGGATATCAGGAGGGGCTCGCCGACGTACGGGAGATGGGTTGGCGTTAATCTCTCCGAGGAGAACATGAGGATGCTCTACATACCCCCTGGATTCGCCCATGGTTTCATGACGCTCAGCGATGTGGCCGATGTCATGTACAAGACCACGGAGGAGTACTCGCCGGAGCATGAGGCCGGGATCATATGGAACGATCCCGGGATCGGGATTGAGTGGCCGGTGTCCAGACCGGTGCTCTCGCCAAGAGATGCGAAATGGCCTGGCCTGCGGGACGCTGTGAACGGTTTTGTTTATGAGGGGAGATGA
- the rfbB gene encoding dTDP-glucose 4,6-dehydratase: MRLLVTGGCGFIGSNFIHYALREHDDWEVVNLDRLTYAGNPANLSDIEGDERYRFVRGDIADRDLVDGLFRDGLDAVVNFAAETHVDRSILDPSPFIDTNVRGTQVLLEAARNHDVGRFVHISTDEVYGSVTEGRFTEDSPLRPNSPYAASKAAADLLCRAYHISYGVPVMVTRSSNNYGPYQFPEKLIPLMIRNALAGMDLPVYGEGAQVRDWLYVEDNCRAIGMVLMKGRPGEIYNIGGGSERRNIEVVEMICRVLGERLNRDPEDFKRLIKHIRDPRGAAHDFRYALECSKMRGLGWMPQVTFEDGLARTVDWYLANQDWVEGVITGEYLEYCRRVYGVR; encoded by the coding sequence ATGAGGCTACTGGTCACTGGCGGCTGCGGGTTCATAGGGAGCAACTTCATACATTACGCGCTCAGGGAGCATGACGACTGGGAGGTCGTGAATCTTGACAGGCTGACGTACGCCGGGAACCCTGCGAACCTTAGTGATATCGAGGGGGATGAGAGGTACAGGTTTGTGAGGGGGGATATCGCGGACAGGGATCTTGTGGATGGTCTCTTCAGGGATGGGCTGGACGCGGTGGTGAACTTCGCGGCTGAGACCCATGTTGACAGGAGCATCCTCGACCCATCGCCGTTCATAGATACGAACGTGAGGGGCACGCAGGTGCTGCTCGAGGCAGCGAGGAATCACGATGTGGGGAGGTTCGTTCACATATCCACAGACGAGGTCTACGGGTCCGTGACTGAGGGAAGGTTCACAGAGGACTCGCCGCTGAGGCCTAACAGCCCGTATGCGGCGAGCAAGGCAGCCGCAGATCTTCTCTGCAGGGCGTACCACATCTCCTACGGCGTGCCTGTGATGGTCACGCGGAGCTCGAACAACTACGGTCCGTACCAGTTCCCTGAGAAGCTCATACCGCTGATGATAAGAAACGCTCTGGCTGGAATGGATCTTCCTGTCTATGGAGAGGGCGCGCAGGTCCGGGACTGGCTCTACGTGGAGGACAACTGCAGGGCGATCGGGATGGTGCTCATGAAGGGCAGGCCCGGGGAGATCTACAACATCGGGGGTGGATCTGAGAGGAGGAACATCGAGGTTGTGGAGATGATCTGCAGGGTGCTTGGAGAAAGATTGAATAGAGATCCTGAGGATTTTAAGAGACTGATAAAGCACATCCGCGATCCCAGGGGCGCGGCCCATGATTTCAGGTACGCGCTCGAGTGCTCTAAGATGAGAGGGCTCGGCTGGATGCCGCAGGTCACGTTCGAGGATGGGCTGGCCCGGACTGTGGACTGGTATCTTGCGAACCAGGACTGGGTCGAGGGCGTGATAACAGGGGAGTACCTGGAGTACTGCCGGAGGGTGTATGGAGTCAGATGA